Proteins encoded within one genomic window of Streptomyces rubradiris:
- a CDS encoding class F sortase, whose protein sequence is MAADPSAAPPAPADDRRSGHGGRLTLWGVAAVLLAVSLFGGHQPAGEPGPPRTSGAGAAASAGPRQPGEPLSRSAPTRLRIPAISVDAPFTTLALGPSGQLEPPPAGDTNLVGWYADGVAPGERGTAIIAGHVDTVTSAAVFANLDRLEAGDRFSVERADGRTAEFVVDSTETFAKDDFPSERVYADADRPEARLITCAGDYDRTVRDYTDNLVVFAHLV, encoded by the coding sequence ATGGCAGCAGATCCTTCCGCGGCCCCCCCGGCGCCGGCGGACGACCGGCGCTCCGGTCACGGCGGACGGCTGACGCTGTGGGGGGTGGCGGCGGTCCTCCTCGCCGTCAGCCTGTTCGGCGGTCACCAGCCGGCCGGTGAGCCCGGACCGCCCCGGACCTCGGGTGCCGGCGCCGCCGCCTCGGCCGGCCCCCGGCAGCCGGGCGAGCCGCTGTCCCGGTCCGCGCCGACCCGGCTGCGCATCCCGGCGATCTCCGTGGACGCCCCGTTCACCACCCTGGCCCTCGGCCCCTCGGGCCAGCTGGAGCCGCCGCCCGCGGGCGACACCAACCTCGTCGGCTGGTACGCCGACGGTGTCGCGCCCGGTGAGCGGGGCACCGCGATCATCGCCGGGCACGTCGACACGGTCACGTCGGCGGCCGTGTTCGCCAACCTGGACCGGCTGGAGGCCGGCGACCGGTTCTCCGTGGAGCGGGCCGACGGGCGTACGGCGGAGTTCGTCGTCGACAGCACCGAGACCTTCGCCAAGGACGACTTCCCCAGCGAGCGGGTGTACGCCGACGCCGACCGCCCCGAGGCCCGGCTCATCACCTGCGCCGGGGACTACGACCGTACGGTGCGCGACTACACCGACAACCTGGTCGTCTTCGCCCACCTGGTCTGA
- a CDS encoding TetR/AcrR family transcriptional regulator has protein sequence MTGHPRRSDALHNRARLIEAARALFDEVGTDAASMNDIARRAGVGPGTLWRHFPDKEALTAEVVGRSLDGLAALAAELLDGPGSPDFLREWVSTLVRHITRYRGLAVSYAQAARSGDGPLGARCRAVEEAAARLVERARERGQVRADLTAPELIRLATAVAWACETTAAPDTTTRLLDLLFEGVRPR, from the coding sequence ATGACCGGCCACCCCAGACGCAGCGATGCCCTTCACAACCGGGCCCGCCTGATCGAGGCAGCGAGGGCGCTCTTCGACGAGGTCGGAACGGACGCCGCGTCGATGAACGACATCGCCCGGCGAGCGGGGGTCGGCCCGGGGACCTTGTGGCGTCACTTCCCCGACAAGGAGGCACTGACGGCCGAGGTCGTCGGCCGGAGTCTGGACGGGCTCGCGGCCCTGGCCGCCGAACTGCTCGACGGCCCCGGCAGCCCGGACTTCCTGCGGGAGTGGGTGTCCACGCTCGTGCGTCACATCACCCGGTACCGCGGGCTCGCCGTCAGCTACGCCCAGGCCGCACGCAGCGGCGACGGCCCCCTGGGCGCGCGTTGCCGAGCCGTCGAGGAAGCCGCCGCCCGACTGGTGGAACGGGCGCGGGAACGCGGACAGGTGCGAGCCGACCTGACCGCGCCCGAGCTGATCCGGCTCGCCACCGCCGTCGCCTGGGCCTGCGAGACGACCGCCGCGCCGGACACCACCACCCGCCTCCTCGACCTTCTCTTCGAGGGCGTGCGTCCCCGCTGA
- a CDS encoding NAD(P)-dependent oxidoreductase: MSTAVNLPAVTVLGLGPMGRSLAGAFLRAGLRTTVWNRTPGKDRELTEQGAVAAATAEEAVAASELTVICVVNYDASDAILRSDDVTRALKGRTVVSLTADTPARARDTAEWAAAHGIGYLDGAIMTPAPSIGTPEAVFLHSGPRDLYEQYLPVLEALGGTHTHLGEEIGRAATFDIALLDIFWTAMAGYAHAVAIARAEGVTAGELAPFAQGIATILPPLFEEFARDTDDGTYSGEINPITSAASTMAHVIDVSESHGIDAGVMRSVEGLARRVIGLGHGTDGFMRVAEMLGRH; encoded by the coding sequence ATGTCAACAGCCGTGAATCTTCCTGCCGTCACCGTGCTCGGCCTCGGCCCGATGGGCCGCTCGCTGGCGGGCGCGTTCCTCAGGGCCGGCCTGCGGACCACGGTCTGGAACCGCACGCCCGGCAAGGACCGGGAACTGACCGAGCAGGGCGCGGTCGCCGCGGCGACGGCCGAAGAGGCCGTGGCCGCCTCGGAGTTGACCGTCATCTGCGTGGTGAACTACGACGCCTCCGACGCGATCCTGCGCAGCGACGACGTCACCCGCGCGCTGAAGGGCCGTACCGTCGTCAGCCTGACCGCCGACACCCCGGCCCGGGCCCGGGACACCGCCGAGTGGGCGGCGGCCCACGGCATCGGCTACCTGGACGGCGCGATCATGACGCCGGCCCCCAGCATCGGCACCCCGGAGGCCGTCTTCCTGCACAGCGGACCGCGCGACCTGTACGAGCAGTACCTGCCGGTGCTGGAGGCGCTCGGCGGGACGCACACCCACCTGGGGGAGGAGATCGGGCGCGCGGCCACCTTCGACATCGCGCTGCTCGACATCTTCTGGACCGCGATGGCGGGTTACGCGCACGCCGTGGCGATCGCCCGGGCGGAGGGCGTCACCGCGGGGGAACTGGCCCCGTTCGCCCAGGGCATCGCCACGATCCTGCCGCCCCTGTTCGAGGAGTTCGCGCGGGACACCGACGACGGCACCTACTCCGGTGAGATCAACCCCATCACCTCGGCCGCCTCCACCATGGCCCACGTCATCGACGTCTCCGAGTCCCACGGCATCGACGCGGGCGTGATGCGCTCCGTGGAGGGACTGGCCCGCCGCGTCATCGGGCTGGGGCACGGCACGGACGGGTTCATGCGGGTGGCGGAGATGCTGGGGCGGCACTGA
- a CDS encoding GDSL-type esterase/lipase family protein has product MHTIDLTAGLIRGALELERTARGLLPHRLPARARAQCADPQLALAESQPSGVRLVLRTRATAVELDTVPVKRVYTGAPPRPDGVYELLVDGRPAGRACLTEGDTLTVDLATGSAEHRPGPVGTVRFAGLPDTVKDLEIWLPHNETTELVALRADAPVEPVPDRGRRVWLHHGSSISHGSDAASPTTTWPALAAALGGVELINVGLGGSALLDPFTARALRDTPADLISVKLGINVVNSDLMRLRAFGPAVHGFLDTVREGHPDTPLLVVSPVLCPMHEDTPGPTAMDLAALGEGRLRYRATGDPAERAAGKLTLGVVREELARIVRERAAEDPRLHYLDGRELYGEADFAELPLPDGLHPDTAGHRRIGERFAALAFAPDGPFTAGPAARP; this is encoded by the coding sequence ATGCACACCATTGACCTCACCGCCGGCCTGATCCGCGGCGCCCTCGAACTGGAGCGCACCGCGCGCGGGCTGCTGCCGCACCGGCTGCCCGCCCGGGCCCGCGCCCAGTGCGCCGACCCGCAGCTGGCCCTGGCCGAGTCCCAGCCCTCCGGCGTACGGCTGGTCCTCCGCACCCGCGCCACCGCCGTCGAGCTGGACACCGTGCCGGTCAAGCGCGTCTACACCGGCGCACCGCCCCGCCCGGACGGCGTCTACGAGCTGCTGGTGGACGGCCGCCCGGCCGGCCGCGCCTGCCTCACCGAGGGCGACACCCTCACCGTCGACCTGGCCACCGGCTCCGCCGAGCACCGGCCCGGCCCCGTGGGCACCGTGCGTTTCGCCGGGCTGCCGGACACCGTCAAGGACCTGGAGATCTGGCTGCCGCACAACGAGACCACCGAACTCGTCGCGCTGCGCGCCGACGCCCCCGTGGAGCCCGTACCGGACCGGGGCCGCCGGGTGTGGCTGCACCACGGCAGCTCGATCAGCCACGGTTCCGACGCGGCGAGCCCCACCACCACCTGGCCGGCGCTCGCCGCGGCCCTGGGCGGAGTCGAGCTGATCAACGTGGGGCTGGGCGGCAGCGCGCTGCTCGACCCGTTCACCGCCCGCGCCCTGCGCGACACGCCCGCCGACCTGATCAGCGTCAAGCTCGGCATCAACGTGGTCAACTCCGACCTGATGCGGCTGCGCGCCTTCGGCCCCGCCGTGCACGGCTTCCTCGACACCGTCCGCGAGGGCCACCCCGACACGCCGCTGCTCGTGGTCTCGCCGGTCCTGTGCCCGATGCACGAGGACACGCCCGGCCCCACCGCCATGGACCTGGCGGCCCTGGGCGAGGGACGGCTGCGGTACCGGGCCACCGGGGACCCCGCCGAGCGGGCGGCCGGGAAGCTCACCCTGGGGGTCGTCCGGGAGGAGCTGGCCCGGATCGTGCGCGAACGGGCCGCCGAGGACCCCCGGCTGCACTACCTGGACGGCCGGGAGCTGTACGGCGAGGCCGACTTCGCCGAGCTGCCGCTGCCCGACGGCCTCCACCCGGACACCGCCGGCCACCGCCGGATCGGCGAACGGTTCGCGGCGCTGGCGTTCGCCCCGGACGGACCCTTCACGGCCGGCCCGGCCGCCCGGCCGTAG
- a CDS encoding winged helix-turn-helix transcriptional regulator → MTRSRAQDPTVCGVTAAIAVIDGKWKTSLLWLLESGPQRPGELRRRLAGLSEKVLTQALREMEQDGLVHREVHDVLPPKTVYSLTAFGRDLAKALDPLAEWGHRRLDLLRASEAAS, encoded by the coding sequence ATGACGCGCAGCCGTGCCCAGGACCCGACCGTCTGTGGAGTGACCGCCGCGATCGCGGTGATCGACGGCAAGTGGAAGACGTCGCTGTTGTGGCTGCTGGAGTCCGGCCCGCAGCGGCCCGGCGAACTGCGCCGCCGGCTGGCCGGGTTGAGCGAGAAGGTGCTGACCCAGGCGCTGCGCGAGATGGAGCAGGACGGCCTGGTGCACCGGGAGGTGCACGATGTGCTGCCGCCGAAGACCGTGTACTCGCTGACCGCGTTCGGCCGCGACCTCGCCAAGGCACTGGACCCGCTGGCCGAGTGGGGGCACCGCCGTCTGGACCTGCTTCGCGCGAGCGAGGCGGCGTCCTGA
- a CDS encoding TIGR03620 family F420-dependent LLM class oxidoreductase → MESAMPSIGTVGLWVPGMDLRPPAESAEAAAEIEALGYGALWLSEGLVRDPFMEAATLLGATRSLVVGTGIAVIWGRHPRVIRAQARALLDAHPGRFVLGLGTSHARMVEGVLGLRYERPLTALREHLDRLDEPDAVLRLAGIADGPEPRAPRVLAALGPRALDLARDRSAGAFSYLVTPEHTAEARAALGPDRLLIVEQAVVTGLGTDEARNRARGHIAGYLPAAPYRASWRRLGFGDADFADGGSDRLVHALVAIGEQEIAQRVNAHLAAGADHVCLQALPADPATLPLDQWRSLAHLSR, encoded by the coding sequence ATGGAGTCGGCTATGCCGTCGATCGGCACGGTAGGTCTGTGGGTTCCCGGAATGGATCTGCGGCCACCGGCCGAGTCCGCCGAGGCGGCCGCCGAGATCGAGGCACTCGGATACGGCGCGCTGTGGCTCAGCGAGGGGCTGGTCCGCGACCCGTTCATGGAGGCGGCCACGCTGCTGGGCGCCACCCGTTCACTGGTCGTGGGCACGGGCATCGCGGTGATCTGGGGGCGTCATCCCCGTGTGATCAGGGCGCAGGCCCGGGCTCTGCTGGACGCCCATCCCGGCCGGTTCGTGCTCGGCCTCGGCACCTCCCACGCGCGGATGGTCGAGGGCGTGCTGGGCCTCCGCTATGAACGGCCCCTCACCGCGCTGCGCGAACACCTCGACCGCCTCGACGAACCCGACGCCGTCCTCCGGCTGGCGGGGATCGCGGACGGCCCGGAGCCCCGGGCGCCCAGGGTGCTCGCCGCGCTGGGCCCACGCGCCCTCGACCTGGCCCGGGACCGGTCGGCCGGCGCGTTCTCCTACCTCGTCACGCCCGAGCACACGGCCGAGGCCCGTGCGGCGCTCGGACCCGACCGGTTGCTGATCGTCGAACAAGCCGTGGTCACCGGGCTCGGCACCGACGAGGCACGGAACAGGGCACGCGGCCACATCGCCGGGTACCTGCCCGCGGCACCGTACCGGGCGAGCTGGCGGCGCCTCGGCTTCGGCGACGCGGACTTCGCCGACGGCGGAAGCGACCGCCTGGTCCACGCGCTCGTCGCGATCGGCGAGCAGGAGATCGCACAGCGGGTGAACGCCCACCTGGCGGCGGGGGCCGACCATGTGTGCCTCCAGGCACTGCCTGCCGATCCGGCCACTCTCCCGCTGGACCAATGGCGCAGCCTCGCCCACCTTTCGCGGTGA
- a CDS encoding LysR family transcriptional regulator, with amino-acid sequence MELELRHLRVLCAIADAGSVGRAAAQLGYSQPAVSTQLRRIERHLGEPLFERGPGGVRPTRYGAEVVEQARDVLARAAAIGHRPPAARPRRTLRLAATNSPMLSGTVSRVRARLPELTPAVTSVYASSRIVELLEDGAVDAAIAADYPGMELRHSAAVRHRGIVTEPTFVALPARHRLRQSPQVQLADLAEDAWFVTPDDGAGWPGVFYDACAAAGFSPRTVHEWLGDQTQLQSMIADGLGVSLVQPTLRPIPHVVVKPLAGSPLWCRYVLAWRPDTVTDDVVETVVRSATDAYRDLVAQAPHLRTWASRTWSATGG; translated from the coding sequence ATGGAGCTGGAACTGCGGCACCTGCGGGTGTTGTGCGCGATCGCCGACGCGGGCAGCGTGGGCCGGGCCGCAGCCCAGCTGGGCTACTCGCAGCCCGCCGTGAGCACCCAGCTCCGGCGCATCGAACGGCACCTGGGCGAGCCGCTGTTCGAGCGCGGACCGGGCGGGGTCCGGCCGACCCGGTACGGCGCCGAGGTCGTCGAGCAGGCCCGGGACGTGCTCGCGCGGGCCGCCGCGATCGGGCACCGGCCGCCCGCCGCCCGCCCCCGTCGCACCCTGCGGCTGGCCGCGACCAACTCGCCCATGCTATCCGGTACGGTCTCCCGGGTCCGCGCCCGGCTGCCCGAACTGACCCCGGCCGTCACCAGCGTCTACGCGTCCTCGCGGATCGTGGAGCTGTTGGAGGACGGCGCGGTGGACGCGGCCATCGCCGCCGACTACCCGGGCATGGAGCTGCGGCACTCGGCCGCCGTACGGCACCGCGGGATCGTCACCGAGCCCACCTTCGTCGCCCTGCCCGCCCGGCACCGGCTGCGGCAGAGCCCCCAGGTGCAGCTCGCCGACCTCGCCGAGGACGCCTGGTTCGTGACCCCGGACGACGGCGCCGGCTGGCCGGGAGTGTTCTACGACGCCTGCGCGGCGGCCGGGTTCAGCCCGCGTACCGTGCACGAGTGGCTCGGCGACCAGACCCAGTTGCAGAGCATGATCGCCGACGGTCTCGGGGTGTCCCTCGTGCAGCCGACGCTGCGGCCGATCCCGCACGTCGTGGTCAAGCCGCTGGCGGGGTCCCCGCTGTGGTGCCGCTATGTGCTGGCCTGGCGGCCGGACACCGTCACCGACGACGTCGTGGAGACCGTGGTCCGGTCCGCCACGGACGCCTACCGCGACCTCGTGGCCCAGGCCCCCCACCTGCGTACCTGGGCCTCCCGCACCTGGAGCGCCACCGGGGGGTAG
- a CDS encoding SCO6745 family protein, translating to MADGRARALWERYEPVHDLVYFAPEAHRAADALGLRGPWMGYFALRAAPLGAVSPSVVTSCFYVYHPSRVGRALPDAWAYAAPEEVLAARLEAMDAAMSHLFGKDVVGAAAFTEAADLAWEAAAAADTTGRVLGAANQALDRPERPAARLWQALTTLREHRGDSHVAVLVGLGLGPVEAMVLKAAAGESDGDLLREMRNWPREEWAAAEARLRADGRLAADGSLTPSGAALRAETEALTDAAAERPWTVLGAERTERLAALLEPMAGAVAESGLLPAGNPMGVTRGTHPLGR from the coding sequence GTGGCGGACGGAAGGGCGCGCGCCCTGTGGGAGCGGTACGAGCCGGTGCACGACCTCGTGTACTTCGCGCCGGAGGCGCACCGGGCGGCGGACGCCCTCGGGCTGCGCGGGCCCTGGATGGGGTACTTCGCACTGCGCGCCGCCCCGCTCGGCGCGGTGTCCCCGTCGGTGGTGACGAGCTGCTTCTACGTCTACCACCCCTCGCGGGTGGGCCGGGCGCTGCCCGACGCCTGGGCGTACGCGGCTCCCGAGGAGGTGCTGGCGGCCCGCCTGGAGGCGATGGACGCGGCGATGTCCCATCTGTTCGGGAAGGACGTCGTCGGCGCCGCCGCCTTCACGGAGGCCGCGGACCTCGCGTGGGAGGCCGCCGCCGCGGCGGACACCACGGGCAGGGTGCTGGGCGCCGCCAACCAGGCGCTCGACCGGCCTGAGCGGCCCGCCGCCCGGCTGTGGCAGGCCCTGACGACCCTGCGCGAGCACCGGGGCGACTCCCACGTGGCGGTGCTGGTCGGCCTGGGGCTGGGGCCGGTGGAGGCCATGGTGCTCAAGGCGGCGGCCGGGGAGTCCGACGGGGACCTCCTGCGCGAGATGCGGAACTGGCCGCGGGAGGAGTGGGCGGCGGCCGAGGCACGGCTGCGCGCGGACGGCCGGCTCGCGGCGGACGGCTCGCTCACCCCGTCGGGCGCGGCCCTGCGCGCGGAGACCGAGGCGCTGACCGACGCGGCGGCCGAGCGGCCGTGGACCGTGCTGGGTGCCGAGCGGACCGAGCGGCTGGCCGCGCTGCTGGAGCCGATGGCCGGCGCGGTGGCGGAGTCGGGGCTGTTGCCGGCCGGGAATCCGATGGGGGTGACCCGGGGGACGCACCCCCTCGGGCGCTGA
- a CDS encoding TetR/AcrR family transcriptional regulator produces the protein MARAGLTTQRLVRAGAELADEVGFDQVTVSALARRFDVKVASLYSHLRNSQDLKTRIALLALEEMADRTAEALAGRSGKDALTAFANVCRDYARAHPGRYTAARHPLDDATAAGSAGVRIAQLTRAVLRGYDLAEPDQTHAVRLLGSVFHGYVSLETAGGFAHSTPGSEESWARILDALDSLLRNWPAHP, from the coding sequence ATGGCGCGTGCGGGCCTGACCACCCAGCGACTGGTCCGGGCCGGGGCGGAACTCGCCGACGAGGTCGGCTTCGACCAGGTGACGGTCTCGGCGCTGGCCCGGCGGTTCGACGTGAAGGTCGCGAGCCTGTACTCGCACCTGCGCAACTCCCAGGACCTGAAGACGCGGATCGCGTTGCTCGCCCTGGAGGAGATGGCCGACCGCACCGCCGAGGCACTGGCCGGCCGGTCCGGCAAGGACGCCCTCACCGCCTTCGCGAACGTCTGCCGGGACTACGCCCGCGCCCACCCCGGCCGCTACACGGCGGCCCGCCACCCGCTGGACGACGCCACGGCGGCCGGCAGCGCGGGCGTCCGCATCGCCCAGCTGACCCGGGCCGTCCTGCGCGGCTACGACCTCGCCGAACCGGACCAGACGCACGCCGTACGCCTCCTCGGCAGCGTCTTCCACGGCTACGTCAGCCTGGAGACGGCCGGCGGCTTCGCCCACAGCACCCCCGGCTCCGAGGAGTCCTGGGCCCGCATCCTGGACGCCCTCGACTCCCTGCTGCGCAACTGGCCCGCCCACCCCTGA